From a region of the Janthinobacterium sp. 61 genome:
- a CDS encoding MFS transporter, producing MTTASPVSTSASKMPPGVLALAVGAFAIGVTEFIVVGILPTIAKDLHISIESAGSLVSLYALALAIGTPLLVLLMSRLPRKAALLGLMSVFLAGNLLAAFSHTFELLLAGRVITAVAHGTFFAIGATVAASLVTKAQAGRAISVMFAGLTLAMVIGVPFGSFLGNLMGWRLPFFAVVVLAAVGLGAMARWLPAGLQQGKGGKAMTQLAALGSGPILTMMAVTTFGFGSSFAAFTFITPILTDVTGFSATMASALLIVFGIATFAGNLAGGYLTSHLGWQKALRLMLLLLAATQVGVALSISSPWMMTVMLFVWGVFAFGLSPALQAGMLATAERYTPQAVDFASGLNISAFNLGISFGSMLGALMVSRQLMASSPWAGVAAALLALLPLAWLARRNLAVHVAGAAGH from the coding sequence ATGACCACCGCAAGCCCTGTTTCCACTTCAGCCAGCAAGATGCCGCCCGGCGTGCTGGCGCTGGCCGTCGGCGCCTTTGCCATCGGCGTCACCGAATTCATCGTCGTGGGCATATTGCCCACCATTGCGAAGGATTTGCATATTTCCATCGAATCGGCCGGCTCGCTGGTGAGCCTGTATGCGCTGGCCCTGGCCATTGGTACGCCGCTGCTGGTATTGCTGATGTCGCGCCTGCCGCGCAAGGCTGCCTTGCTGGGCCTGATGAGCGTTTTCCTGGCCGGCAACCTGCTGGCCGCCTTTTCCCACACGTTTGAACTGTTGCTGGCAGGACGGGTTATCACTGCCGTGGCGCACGGCACCTTCTTTGCCATCGGCGCCACCGTGGCCGCCAGCCTGGTGACGAAGGCGCAGGCGGGCAGGGCGATTTCCGTGATGTTTGCGGGCCTGACCCTGGCGATGGTGATCGGCGTGCCCTTCGGCAGTTTCCTTGGCAATTTGATGGGCTGGCGCTTGCCCTTCTTTGCCGTCGTAGTGCTCGCTGCCGTGGGCCTGGGCGCCATGGCGCGCTGGCTGCCGGCAGGCTTGCAGCAGGGCAAAGGTGGCAAGGCCATGACGCAGCTGGCGGCCCTCGGCAGCGGTCCTATCCTGACCATGATGGCCGTGACGACGTTCGGCTTCGGCAGCAGCTTTGCCGCATTCACCTTCATCACGCCCATCCTGACCGATGTCACGGGCTTTTCCGCCACCATGGCCAGCGCCTTGCTGATCGTGTTCGGCATCGCTACCTTTGCTGGCAACCTGGCGGGCGGCTACCTGACGAGCCACCTGGGCTGGCAAAAGGCTTTGCGCCTGATGCTGCTGTTGCTGGCCGCCACGCAAGTGGGCGTGGCGTTGAGCATCAGTTCGCCATGGATGATGACGGTGATGTTGTTTGTCTGGGGCGTGTTCGCCTTCGGCCTGTCGCCCGCCCTGCAGGCGGGCATGCTGGCCACGGCCGAGCGCTATACGCCGCAAGCCGTCGATTTCGCCTCGGGCCTGAACATTTCCGCGTTTAACCTGGGCATTTCCTTCGGCTCCATGCTCGGTGCCTTAATGGTCTCGCGCCAGCTGATGGCGTCGTCGCCGTGGGCCGGCGTGGCTGCCGCCTTGCTCGCCCTGCTGCCGCTGGCTTGGCTGGCGCGCCGCAACCTGGCCGTCCACGTGGCGGGGGCAGCCGGGCATTAA
- a CDS encoding LysR family transcriptional regulator: MDSIMARQDINRAFEMAVFVAVVETGAFSAAARRLALTPSAVSKLVSRLEARLGARLLQRSTRQLHTTPEGDAFFVQCKRILDDIDGAEREASQGAAPRGRLRINCFVPFGVHHLLPILPEFAQRYPDIVLDVVVSDAIVDLLEDRTDIAIRTGKLKESNLVARKLGEDAMIVVAAPAYVARHGLPRTLQELSQHNLLAFNFRCQNETWPFLDKESGATLQVAPQGNTCVSDGESMRQLVLAGMGLGRFSRQHVQRDIAQGHLVEVLQDCNPGDTELVHAVFVGPGLQVPARVRVMLDYLLEKVKLGQP; this comes from the coding sequence ATGGATTCAATAATGGCCAGGCAAGACATCAACCGCGCGTTCGAGATGGCCGTGTTCGTGGCCGTGGTGGAAACGGGCGCCTTTTCCGCCGCCGCGCGCCGCCTTGCCCTGACGCCATCGGCCGTCAGCAAACTGGTCAGCCGGCTGGAAGCGCGTCTCGGCGCGCGCTTGCTCCAGCGCAGCACGCGGCAATTGCACACCACACCCGAAGGCGACGCCTTCTTCGTGCAGTGCAAGCGCATCCTCGACGATATCGATGGCGCCGAGCGCGAGGCATCACAGGGCGCGGCGCCGCGCGGGCGCTTGCGCATCAATTGTTTCGTGCCATTCGGCGTGCACCATCTGCTGCCCATCCTGCCCGAGTTCGCGCAGCGCTATCCCGACATCGTGCTCGACGTGGTCGTCAGCGATGCCATTGTCGACTTGCTGGAAGACCGCACCGACATCGCCATCCGCACGGGCAAGCTGAAGGAATCGAACCTGGTGGCGCGCAAACTGGGCGAAGACGCGATGATCGTCGTCGCCGCGCCCGCCTACGTGGCGCGCCATGGCCTGCCGCGCACGCTGCAGGAGCTGTCACAGCACAATCTGCTGGCATTCAATTTCCGCTGCCAGAACGAAACCTGGCCCTTCCTCGACAAGGAGAGCGGAGCAACCTTGCAGGTGGCGCCGCAGGGCAATACCTGCGTCAGCGATGGCGAAAGCATGCGCCAGCTGGTGCTGGCCGGCATGGGGCTGGGACGCTTTTCGCGCCAGCATGTGCAGCGCGATATTGCGCAAGGTCACTTGGTGGAAGTGCTGCAGGACTGCAACCCGGGCGACACGGAACTCGTGCACGCCGTCTTCGTGGGACCGGGCCTGCAAGTGCCGGCCCGCGTGCGCGTGATGCTCGATTATCTGCTGGAAAAGGTCAAGCTGGGCCAGCCTTAA
- a CDS encoding bifunctional diguanylate cyclase/phosphodiesterase yields the protein MLEAKVALCLRLAQDAREQAGPQQAATLARLQDELEQLRGASRPVVRVAPADALLEIDPDGFLIGWNHGAEQMFGYSELEALGQHILFLYPEDDAEASVLELHFKQGDVATDVRRRKKSGMVTWLRMHRHVIHDQAGKACGMAVRLSAMSEPLSDVDKVRLHARIIEDSEQAVLITDAEERIVSINSSFSRITGYSPAEAIGRTPDLLRSGVHDPDFRAKVRAAMRGHGSWRGEIIGKRKNGELFPQDVTISVVRDEYGEISHVFSLFSDISVHKDAEARMQRMANYDSLTGLPNRCLLNQLVDQGLAEAKRQGTHGALMVIDISRIGSISDTLGHEVGDQLVIAIGQLFRGSLRDADILARVDNSKFVVALLHIEKREHAANVAQKLLNLLEAPINIDAHALHVGASIGITVYPEDGLEAPALFRFADVAVAKAGQSIESTFLFYREDMNRRAKEHLRLESEMRLALGDKELELHYQPKVSLASGRIVGAEALLRWKHPMRGMVSPGLFIPVAEETSLILELGTWVLDEACRQIRNWEDRGLDMPAIAVNLSARQFDEQLPARIAAVLERYQVRPDQIMLEITESLLMRGADKVIDIMNQLVAMGLSLALDDFGTGYSSLAYLKKFPISTLKIDRSFVIGLPFEENDCAIARAIVTMAQQLRQEIVAEGVETAEQMRFLRELGCDQLQGYLFSPAVPAAEFEVMLGDGKRLRLGEAVV from the coding sequence ATGCTTGAGGCGAAGGTCGCGCTGTGCCTGCGCCTGGCCCAGGACGCCCGTGAACAGGCGGGGCCGCAGCAGGCCGCCACCCTGGCGCGGCTGCAGGACGAGCTGGAGCAGCTGCGCGGCGCCAGCCGGCCCGTGGTGCGCGTGGCCCCGGCCGATGCCTTGCTGGAGATCGATCCTGATGGTTTCCTGATTGGCTGGAACCATGGCGCCGAACAGATGTTCGGCTATTCCGAACTGGAAGCGCTGGGCCAGCACATCTTGTTTTTGTATCCCGAAGACGACGCGGAAGCGAGCGTGCTGGAACTGCATTTCAAGCAGGGCGACGTGGCCACCGATGTGCGCCGGCGCAAGAAGTCGGGCATGGTGACCTGGCTGCGCATGCACCGCCACGTGATCCACGACCAGGCGGGCAAGGCTTGCGGCATGGCCGTGCGCCTGTCGGCCATGAGCGAACCGCTCTCCGACGTGGACAAGGTGAGGTTGCACGCGCGCATCATTGAAGATAGCGAGCAAGCCGTGCTGATCACGGATGCGGAAGAGCGCATCGTCTCCATCAACAGTTCCTTCAGCCGCATCACCGGCTATTCGCCGGCCGAAGCCATCGGCCGCACGCCGGACTTGTTGCGCTCTGGCGTGCACGATCCCGACTTCCGCGCCAAGGTGCGCGCCGCCATGCGGGGGCACGGCTCCTGGCGCGGCGAAATCATCGGCAAGCGCAAGAATGGCGAACTGTTCCCGCAGGACGTCACCATCAGCGTCGTGCGCGACGAATATGGCGAGATCAGCCATGTGTTTTCCCTGTTTTCCGACATCAGCGTGCACAAGGATGCCGAGGCGCGCATGCAGCGCATGGCCAATTACGACAGCCTGACGGGTTTGCCCAACCGCTGCCTGCTGAACCAGCTGGTCGACCAGGGCCTGGCCGAAGCGAAACGGCAAGGGACGCATGGCGCGCTGATGGTCATCGACATCAGCCGTATCGGTTCCATCAGCGACACGCTGGGCCATGAAGTGGGCGACCAGCTGGTGATCGCCATCGGCCAGCTGTTCCGTGGTTCCCTGCGCGACGCCGACATCCTGGCGCGGGTCGACAACAGCAAATTCGTCGTGGCGCTGCTGCATATCGAAAAGCGCGAACATGCGGCGAACGTGGCGCAAAAACTGCTCAACTTGCTCGAAGCACCGATCAATATCGATGCGCACGCGCTGCACGTTGGCGCCAGCATTGGCATTACCGTGTATCCGGAAGACGGCCTGGAAGCGCCGGCCCTGTTCCGCTTTGCCGACGTGGCCGTGGCGAAGGCGGGGCAGAGCATCGAATCGACCTTCCTGTTTTACCGCGAAGACATGAACCGGCGCGCCAAGGAACATTTGCGCCTGGAAAGCGAAATGCGATTGGCGCTGGGCGACAAGGAGCTGGAATTGCATTACCAGCCGAAAGTGAGCCTGGCCAGCGGGCGCATCGTGGGCGCGGAAGCCTTGCTGCGCTGGAAGCATCCGATGCGCGGCATGGTCTCGCCCGGCCTCTTCATTCCCGTGGCCGAGGAAACCAGTTTAATTCTGGAGCTGGGCACCTGGGTGCTGGACGAGGCTTGCCGCCAGATCCGCAACTGGGAAGACCGCGGCCTGGACATGCCGGCCATCGCCGTCAACCTGTCGGCGCGCCAGTTCGATGAACAGTTACCAGCGCGCATAGCGGCCGTGCTGGAACGCTACCAGGTGCGGCCCGACCAGATCATGCTGGAAATCACGGAAAGCCTGTTGATGCGTGGCGCCGACAAGGTGATCGACATCATGAACCAGCTGGTGGCCATGGGTCTGTCGCTGGCGCTGGACGATTTCGGCACCGGTTACTCCAGCCTCGCGTATTTGAAAAAATTCCCCATCAGCACATTGAAAATCGACCGCTCGTTTGTCATCGGCTTGCCCTTCGAGGAAAACGATTGCGCCATCGCCCGCGCCATCGTCACCATGGCGCAGCAGCTGCGCCAGGAAATCGTCGCGGAAGGCGTGGAAACGGCCGAGCAGATGCGCTTCCTGCGCGAACTGGGCTGCGATCAGTTGCAAGGCTATCTGTTCAGTCCGGCCGTGCCGGCGGCGGAATTCGAAGTGATGCTGGGCGATGGCAAGCGCCTGCGCCTGGGCGAGGCCGTCGTTTAA
- a CDS encoding LysR family transcriptional regulator: MLRLSLEALQIVDAIDRRGSFSSAGKELHKVPSTISYTVAKLEDDLGVQVFQRNGPKVMLTAAGQELLKEGRYLLKAAQDLEHRVRRVASGWETELSIGIDSMFSAVALADDVRAFYEVAQQTRLRLSQDALSGTWEALLDRRVDLLVGAPGDGPAGGGYIAQPIGMLDFVFAVAPTHPLAQVAEPLSRGHLQQHRAVVVADSARQMAPRTVGLLLGQDALSVPNMQVKFDYQVLGLGFGFLPGPCARAAIARGLLVEKAVEEPKPSETFYLAWRVGEDGAALRWWMARMREPDVFSRLAQHLPGRA, encoded by the coding sequence ATGTTAAGACTGAGCCTGGAAGCCTTGCAAATCGTCGACGCCATCGACCGCCGTGGATCATTCTCGTCGGCCGGCAAGGAGTTGCATAAAGTGCCGTCCACCATTTCCTATACGGTGGCCAAGCTGGAAGACGACCTGGGCGTGCAAGTGTTCCAGCGCAATGGCCCGAAAGTCATGCTGACGGCGGCCGGCCAGGAATTGCTGAAAGAGGGCCGGTATTTATTGAAGGCGGCACAGGACCTCGAGCACCGCGTGCGCAGGGTGGCGTCCGGCTGGGAAACCGAGTTGTCCATCGGCATCGATTCCATGTTTTCCGCCGTGGCCCTGGCCGACGATGTGCGCGCCTTCTATGAGGTAGCGCAACAGACGCGCTTGCGCCTGTCGCAAGATGCCCTGTCGGGCACCTGGGAAGCTTTGCTGGACCGCAGGGTCGACTTGCTGGTGGGCGCGCCCGGCGACGGTCCGGCGGGCGGCGGCTATATCGCGCAGCCGATAGGCATGCTCGATTTCGTTTTTGCCGTGGCGCCCACGCACCCGCTGGCGCAGGTAGCGGAACCTTTGTCGCGCGGCCACCTGCAGCAGCACCGGGCCGTGGTCGTGGCCGACTCGGCGCGCCAGATGGCGCCGCGCACCGTGGGATTGTTGCTGGGACAAGATGCCTTGAGCGTGCCGAACATGCAGGTCAAGTTCGATTACCAGGTGCTGGGGCTGGGTTTTGGCTTCCTGCCGGGGCCGTGCGCGCGCGCCGCCATTGCGCGTGGCTTGCTGGTGGAAAAGGCCGTGGAAGAGCCGAAACCGTCGGAAACGTTTTACCTGGCGTGGCGCGTGGGCGAGGATGGCGCCGCGCTGCGCTGGTGGATGGCGCGCATGCGTGAACCCGATGTGTTTTCCCGTTTGGCGCAGCATCTGCCGGGCCGGGCGTGA
- a CDS encoding pirin family protein, translating into MLQIRHSEERGAANHGWLNSHHSFSFGSYHDPLHMGFGPLLVINEDRVTPGQGFGTHGHRDMEIISYVLDGALEHKDSMGTGSVLHYGDVQRMSAGSGVRHSEFNHSATDGLHFLQIWIQPNVTGIPPSYEEKHFTPESKRGKLRLIASSDGRQGSVLIHQDAAIYASILQEGEQAEHGLDEGRLAYVHLIRGSLVVNGTPLKAGDALKLTQEAAVTITQPEDAEFLLFDLPK; encoded by the coding sequence ATGTTACAGATTCGTCATAGCGAAGAACGCGGCGCCGCCAACCACGGCTGGCTCAATTCCCACCACAGCTTTTCCTTCGGCAGCTACCACGATCCCCTGCACATGGGCTTTGGCCCCTTGCTGGTGATCAATGAAGACCGGGTCACGCCCGGCCAGGGCTTCGGCACGCACGGCCACCGCGACATGGAAATCATTTCGTATGTGCTCGACGGCGCGCTCGAACACAAGGACAGCATGGGCACCGGTTCCGTACTGCACTACGGCGACGTGCAGCGCATGAGTGCCGGCAGCGGCGTGCGCCACAGCGAGTTCAACCATTCTGCCACGGATGGCTTGCACTTCCTGCAGATCTGGATCCAGCCAAACGTGACGGGCATTCCACCTAGCTATGAAGAGAAACACTTCACGCCGGAAAGCAAACGGGGCAAGCTGCGCCTGATTGCATCGAGCGACGGGCGCCAGGGTTCCGTGCTGATACACCAGGATGCTGCCATCTACGCCAGCATCCTGCAGGAAGGCGAACAGGCCGAGCATGGGCTGGACGAAGGCCGCCTAGCCTATGTGCACCTGATCCGCGGCAGCCTGGTGGTCAATGGCACGCCCTTGAAAGCGGGCGACGCATTGAAACTGACGCAGGAAGCGGCCGTGACGATTACCCAGCCTGAAGATGCAGAATTCCTGCTCTTCGACCTGCCTAAATAA
- a CDS encoding DoxX family protein, translated as MKNNTDILLPLGRAALGVLFFVSGLLKIGGFAGVAGYMASQGLPLANILLVGVIALEVGGGLLLITGWQARWAALALALFLIPTTLIFHAFWSADAAHFQDQLTNFLKNLSIFGGMLLLVERGFGKASRLAKA; from the coding sequence ATGAAAAACAATACGGATATCCTGCTCCCCCTCGGCCGTGCCGCCCTTGGCGTGCTGTTCTTCGTTTCGGGCTTGCTGAAAATCGGCGGCTTTGCGGGCGTGGCCGGCTACATGGCCAGCCAGGGCTTGCCGCTGGCGAACATCCTTCTGGTGGGCGTGATCGCCCTGGAGGTAGGCGGCGGCTTGCTGCTGATCACGGGTTGGCAGGCGCGCTGGGCGGCGTTGGCGCTGGCGCTGTTTTTGATACCGACCACGCTCATCTTCCACGCGTTCTGGAGCGCCGATGCAGCCCACTTCCAGGACCAGCTGACCAACTTCCTGAAGAATCTGTCCATCTTCGGCGGCATGCTGTTACTGGTGGAACGGGGCTTCGGCAAGGCCAGCCGCCTTGCAAAAGCCTGA
- the ribA gene encoding GTP cyclohydrolase II produces MQSGADLLATGELDYTTSCALPTPWAQFTLHAFVEHATGKEHLAMVLGDVGNGEPVLARVHSECLTGDVLFSQRCDCGAQLEGALKRIAEEGRGILLYLRQEGRGIGLINKIRAYRLQEAGADTVQANEQLGFKADARNYTLCKPMFAQFGIHSLRLMTNNPRKIAAMEALGITVAERVPLLVNRNAFNQHYLNTKQSKLGHMMTPETAPALEDGAL; encoded by the coding sequence ATGCAAAGCGGCGCAGACCTCCTGGCGACAGGCGAATTGGATTACACGACTTCCTGCGCACTGCCGACGCCTTGGGCCCAGTTTACCCTGCACGCCTTTGTCGAACACGCCACGGGCAAGGAACACCTGGCCATGGTGCTGGGCGATGTCGGCAACGGCGAACCTGTACTGGCACGCGTGCATTCCGAGTGCCTGACGGGCGACGTGCTGTTTTCCCAGCGCTGCGATTGCGGTGCCCAGCTCGAAGGCGCCTTGAAACGCATCGCCGAGGAAGGCCGCGGCATTTTGCTGTACCTGCGCCAGGAAGGGCGCGGCATTGGCCTGATCAACAAGATCCGCGCCTACCGCCTGCAGGAAGCGGGTGCCGACACGGTGCAGGCGAATGAACAGCTGGGCTTCAAGGCCGACGCGCGCAACTACACCCTGTGCAAGCCCATGTTTGCGCAATTCGGCATCCACAGCCTGCGTTTGATGACGAACAACCCGCGCAAGATTGCCGCCATGGAAGCGCTGGGCATCACGGTGGCCGAGCGGGTGCCGCTGCTGGTCAACCGCAACGCCTTCAACCAGCATTACCTGAATACCAAGCAAAGCAAACTGGGCCACATGATGACGCCGGAAACGGCGCCAGCACTGGAAGACGGCGCCCTGTAA
- a CDS encoding serine protease yields the protein MKLSNFAFLLASLCAAAGAHAAPAPAPAAATTASTPLAKPPPATAAPAATEHAALPPPSSAAQKLYTAARADMLQVRVLLKNGRTQSSVGSGFLIGTGDLVVSNYHVVSQFALDPDTYVGEWVDTSGQRGNVELLAVDVLHDLAVLRVNRHGTGFFNMPESLAPLTQGQYLYSMGNPLDLGFAISEGSYNGIVTRSFYDQLMFTGPINSGMSGGPSVTASGDVAGVNVSKRLDGELVSFLVPARYAQQLLAKVALQGRAPKDFKPLVTAQLLAHQEVMLARLLDTPLSLKAMGPYRVPVRESDQMRCWGRSNVKSDKPYMLDNTSCAMESAIFISGALQTGQVSMRHEFLRSSELGALRFSELASASFKNESFGSYKSVHLTGPHCTEQFVKNKTLPLRAVLCVRAYRKFTGLYDFALLAASTDEPLMSLQSRIDARGVSYANGMRVTRTFLEALSRAPSATGTRKP from the coding sequence ATGAAATTATCTAACTTCGCCTTCTTGCTGGCCAGCCTGTGCGCCGCCGCAGGCGCACACGCGGCTCCGGCGCCTGCGCCAGCCGCGGCCACCACCGCTTCGACTCCCCTCGCCAAACCGCCACCGGCCACCGCCGCGCCCGCCGCCACCGAACATGCGGCCTTGCCGCCACCCTCGTCCGCCGCGCAAAAGCTGTACACGGCCGCGCGCGCCGACATGCTGCAGGTGCGCGTGCTGCTGAAAAACGGCCGCACGCAATCGTCGGTAGGTTCGGGCTTCCTGATCGGCACGGGCGACCTGGTCGTGAGCAACTATCACGTCGTGTCGCAATTCGCCCTCGATCCCGATACCTACGTGGGCGAATGGGTCGACACCAGCGGCCAGCGCGGCAATGTGGAATTGCTGGCTGTCGACGTGCTGCACGACTTGGCCGTCTTGCGCGTGAACCGCCATGGCACGGGCTTTTTCAACATGCCGGAATCGCTGGCGCCCCTGACTCAGGGCCAGTACCTGTATTCGATGGGCAATCCGCTGGACCTGGGCTTCGCCATCTCGGAAGGCTCGTACAACGGCATCGTGACGCGCAGCTTCTACGACCAGCTGATGTTTACGGGGCCGATCAATTCCGGTATGAGCGGGGGCCCCAGCGTGACGGCCAGCGGCGATGTCGCCGGCGTGAACGTCTCGAAACGCCTCGATGGTGAACTCGTCAGTTTTCTCGTTCCTGCCCGCTATGCCCAGCAATTGCTGGCCAAGGTGGCCCTGCAAGGCAGGGCGCCGAAAGACTTCAAGCCGCTGGTGACGGCGCAGCTGCTGGCGCATCAGGAAGTGATGCTGGCGCGCCTGCTCGACACGCCCTTGAGCCTGAAAGCCATGGGCCCGTACCGCGTGCCCGTGCGCGAATCGGACCAGATGCGCTGCTGGGGCCGCTCCAACGTGAAGTCCGACAAGCCCTACATGCTCGACAACACCAGCTGCGCCATGGAATCGGCCATCTTCATTTCCGGCGCACTGCAGACGGGGCAAGTGTCGATGCGCCACGAATTCCTGCGCAGCAGCGAACTGGGCGCGCTGCGCTTTTCCGAACTGGCCAGCGCCTCGTTCAAGAATGAAAGTTTCGGCAGCTACAAAAGCGTGCACCTGACGGGGCCACATTGCACCGAACAGTTCGTCAAAAACAAGACCCTGCCCCTGCGCGCCGTCCTGTGCGTGCGCGCCTACCGCAAGTTTACCGGCCTGTACGACTTTGCCCTGCTGGCCGCCAGCACCGATGAGCCACTGATGAGCCTGCAAAGCCGCATCGACGCGCGCGGCGTGTCTTACGCAAACGGCATGCGCGTCACGCGTACCTTCCTCGAAGCGCTATCGCGCGCTCCCTCCGCC